The nucleotide window CGAGGCGAGCCAGAACTTGATCATCAGCCCGGCGCACAGCGCCAGGGCGAACAGCAGGGACAGCGCCAGCGAGGGCGGCAAGGTATCACGTGGGGGCATGCGCGGGGAGTGTAGGGGATGGGCGACAATGCCGGCCATGTCCGAACCCTCTACCCCCACCCCTGTATTGCCCAAATCCGAGCAGAACCTGGTCTGGCTCGATTGCGAGATGACCGGCCTCGAACCCGAGACCGACCGCCTGCTGGAGATCGCCGTCATCGTGACCGGCCCGAACCTGGAGCCGCGCGTCGAAGGCCCGGTGTTCGCCATCCACCAGAGCGACGCGCAGCTCGACCAGATGGACGCCTGGAACAAGGGCACCCACGGCAAGAGCGGCCTGATCGACAAGGTGCGCGCCTCCACCATCACCGAGGCCGAGGCCGAGCAGCAGATCATCGATTTCCTGAGCCAGTACGTGCCCAAGGGCACGGCGCCCATGTGCGGCAACAGCATCGGCCAGGACCGGCGCTTTCTCGTCAAGTACATGCCGCGGCTGGAAGCCTTCTTCCACTACCGCAACCTCGACGTGAGCACGCTCAAGGAACTGGCCAAGCGCTGGAAGCCCGAGGCCTACAACAGCTTCAAGAAGGCCCAGAAGCACACGGCGCTGGCCGACGTGCACGAATCCATCGACGAGCTGGCGCACTACCGCACACACCTGCTGTCGGTGTGAGAAACACGCCGCGGCAGCGGCGCGTGCGGCGATAATCCGCCGCTGTCTGTATCCAGACACCCCTCCCGAGGCGCTGGCGACCTGCCTGGCGCCTTGGTTTTTTCGCGCATTCTTTTACCGGAGACACGCCATGCAATCGCTTTCGTTCAAATCCCTCCTCGCCGCCGCTGCGGCCCTGGCCTGCGCGGCCGGCGCCTCGGCCCAGGAGCAGGTGGTCAAGATCGGCCACAGCGGCCCCCTCTCGGGCCCGAACACCTTCGCCGGCCGCGACAACGACAACGGCGTGCGCCTGGCCATCGAGGAACTGAACGCGCGCAAGATCAGCGTGGGCGGCAAGACGCTGAAGTTCGAGCTGGTCTCCGAGGACGACCAGTGCGACGCCAAGACCGGCGTGGCCGTGGCGCAGAAGTTCGTCGATTCCGGCGTGCGCTACGTCATGGGCCCGTACTGCTCGGGCGTGACCATTCCCGCCTCGCGCGTGTACGACAACGGCGGCACCCTGGTTTCCACCGTGGGCACCAACCCCAAGATCACGCAGTCGGGCTACAAGAACCTGTTCCGCATCGTTGCCAGCGACGTGCAGGCCGGCGCCAGCATGGCTGCGTATGCGGCCAACGTGCTCAAGGCCAAGAAGGTCGGCGTCATCGACGACCGCACTGCTTTCGGCCAGGGGCTGTCCGACGAGTTCGCCAAGGAAGCGCAGAAGCTCGGCATGGCGGTGGCGGGCCGCGAGTTCACCAATGACAAGGCCACCGACTTCATGGCCATCCTGACCACGTTCAAGGCCAAGCAGCCCGAGGTCATCTTCTACGGCGGCTACGCGCCCCAGGCCGCGCCCATGGCACGCCAGATGAAGCAGCTGGGCGTGCGCGCCAAGCTGCTCGGCGGCGACACCCTGTGCAGCCCCGAGATGGGCAAGCTCGGCGGCGACGCCGTGAACGACGTGGTGTACTGCGCCTACGCCGGCATGCTGATGGACAGCGACGCGGGCGCCAAGGCGTTCCAGGAGAAGTTCGCCAAGCGCTTCGGCCAGAACCCCGACGTGTACAGCCCGTTCTACTACGACCAGGTCATCAACATCGGCGAGGCCATGCAGAAGAGCGGCTCCATCGATCCCGCCAAGGTCGGCGCCTACATCCACCAGAACGCCCACAAGGGCGTGATGGGCGAGTACGCGTACGACGACAAAGGCAACCGCATCAAGGCCCCCGTGGTCGTGATGACGTTCGCAGGCGGCAAGGCCAAGCCGCTCGCCAGCTATTGAGGAAGCCCCGCACGATTTGCGGGAAAACCCCAGTCGTGCCATAATTGCGAGATTGCACCGCCGAGGGCGGTGCAATTTTTTTGTGCATCTCCCTTCACTCACCGGGCTTTGCCTGCGGCGCACGCCGCAAGCAGCAAACATTGCCCACCCAGGCCGTCCGCTGCGGCCTTGCGGTTCCGTTTGATGGTTGATGTTGTTGAACCATTGAACGAAGCCGCCGCAGGTAGCGCCTGCGGTTGCCCGTTTTGCGTGAGAAACCATGACCGACATGCTGCCTATGCAGGGCGACGCCGCGCCTGCCGATACCTCCTTGCCTCTTGAAACCCTGGCCCCCGAGGCCACCCCCGCTCCGTCCGCGCTGCCCGAGGGCTTCGTGCGCCTGGGCCTGGCCCCCGAGCTGGTGCAGGCCGTGCGCGACCTGGGCTACACCCAGCCCACCGCCGTGCAGGAAAAGGCCATTCCCATGGCCATGGGCGTCGAGGGCGAGAACTTCATCGACCTGATGGTCTCCAGCCAGACCGGCAGCGGCAAGACCGCTGCCTTCCTGCTGCCTGTGCTGCACACCCTGGTGCGCCAGCAGGCCGAGCAGCAGGCGAACGAACGCGCCGAATACGAGCGCCTGTGCGCCGAGGCCGCCGCCCGGGGCGAGGCCGCACCGAAGCGCGCACGCCGCAAGGACCCGACCAACCCGCGCCACTTCAAGGCCGCCGTGCCGGGCGCGCTGATCCTGTGCCCGACGCGCGAACTCGCGCAGCAGGTGGCGCACGACGCCATCGACCTGGTGCGCCATTGCAAGGGCCTGCGCGTGGCCAACGTGGTGGGCGGCATGCCCTACCAGCTGCAGATCGCCAAGCTGCAGAACGCCAACCTCGTGGTGGCGACGCCGGGCCGCCTGCTGGACCTGCAGCGCTCCATGCAGATCAAGCTCGACCAGGTGCAGTTCCTGGTGGTGGATGAGGCCGACCGCATGCTCGACCTGGGCTTCTCGGACGACCTGGCCGAGATCAACCAGCTCACCAGCCAGCGCAAGCAGACCATGATGTTCAGCGCCACCTTCGCGCCGCGCATCCAGCAGCTCGCCATGCGCGTGATGCACGACAACGGCTCCGCAGTGCAGAAGGTCACCATCGACTCGCCGCAGGAAAAGCACGCCAACATCAAGCAGGTGCTGTTCTGGGCCGACAACGCGCAGCACAAGCGCAAGATGCTCGACCACTGGCTGCGCGATGCCTCCATCGACCAGGCCATCGTGTTCGCCAGCACGCAGATGGAGTGCGACGGCCTGGCCAACGACCTGCAGCAGGACGGCTTCTCGGCCGTGGCGCTGCACGGCGCTTTAAGCCAGGGCCTGCGCAATCGCCGCCTGATGGCGTTGCGCAACGGCCAGGTGCAGATTCTCGTGGCCACCGACGTGGCCGCGCGCGGCATCGACGTGCCCACCATCACCCACGTGTTCAACTTCGGCCTGCCCATGAAGGCCGAGGACTACACCCACCGCATCGGCCGCACGGGCCGTGCTGGCCGCGACGGCCTGGCCGTGACGTTCGCCGAGTTCCGCGACCGCCGCAAGATCTTCGACATCGAAGGCTACAGCCGCCAGCCGTTCAAGGCCGAGGTGATCCCGGGCATGGAGCCGACGCAGCGCTTCCCGCAGGGCCGCCCCGAAGGCAATGGCCGCGGGCGCGAGGGCCGCGAGAACCACAGCCGCGACCGCCGCTTCGGCCGTGGCGAGGGCCGCCCGGCCTTTGGCGACCGCGCAGCGCGGGGCCCGGCCCGCATGGGTGACGGCCAGGGCGCGCCGCGTGGCTTTGGCGACCGCGCCGGGTTTGGTGACCGTGGTGGATTCGGCGACCGTGCTGGGTTCGGCGGCGGCCGCCGCGACAACGACGGCTATGGCCGCAAGGGCGGCTTCGGCGAAGGCGGTCGCAGTGAAGGCGGGCGCGGCGGCTTTGGCCGCCCCGAGGCGGCAGCGCCGCGCGGTGACTGGGGCGGGCGCGGCAAGCCGGCTTTCAACAAGCAGGCGGGCGGCGGCAAGCCCTTCGTGCCCCACGACGCACGCAAGCGCACGCCGCATTCGGCACGCTGAGCGCCAGCGGGCGCAGCCCAGCGAACCGGCCTTTTAGGCCGGTTTTTTTATGGCCCGCTTCCCTTTGGGGCTCACGGCGGCTCACGATAATGTGCGGCGGAGGTGCCCAGTGACTTCTTTCCCTGTATCCGGCGTGGACTACGAACACATGTTCGAGCTCGCCCCTGTCTCGCTCTGGCTTGAGGACTACAGCGCCCTGCGGCAGCTGTTCGAGCGCTGGCGGGCGGAGGGCGTGAGCGACATCCGCGCGCACCTGGCGGGGCACCCCGAGCGGCTGGGCGCCTGCAGCGCCGCGCTGAAGGTGGTGCGGGTCAACCACCG belongs to Acidovorax sp. YS12 and includes:
- a CDS encoding branched-chain amino acid ABC transporter substrate-binding protein translates to MQSLSFKSLLAAAAALACAAGASAQEQVVKIGHSGPLSGPNTFAGRDNDNGVRLAIEELNARKISVGGKTLKFELVSEDDQCDAKTGVAVAQKFVDSGVRYVMGPYCSGVTIPASRVYDNGGTLVSTVGTNPKITQSGYKNLFRIVASDVQAGASMAAYAANVLKAKKVGVIDDRTAFGQGLSDEFAKEAQKLGMAVAGREFTNDKATDFMAILTTFKAKQPEVIFYGGYAPQAAPMARQMKQLGVRAKLLGGDTLCSPEMGKLGGDAVNDVVYCAYAGMLMDSDAGAKAFQEKFAKRFGQNPDVYSPFYYDQVINIGEAMQKSGSIDPAKVGAYIHQNAHKGVMGEYAYDDKGNRIKAPVVVMTFAGGKAKPLASY
- the orn gene encoding oligoribonuclease, producing the protein MSEPSTPTPVLPKSEQNLVWLDCEMTGLEPETDRLLEIAVIVTGPNLEPRVEGPVFAIHQSDAQLDQMDAWNKGTHGKSGLIDKVRASTITEAEAEQQIIDFLSQYVPKGTAPMCGNSIGQDRRFLVKYMPRLEAFFHYRNLDVSTLKELAKRWKPEAYNSFKKAQKHTALADVHESIDELAHYRTHLLSV
- a CDS encoding DEAD/DEAH box helicase translates to MTDMLPMQGDAAPADTSLPLETLAPEATPAPSALPEGFVRLGLAPELVQAVRDLGYTQPTAVQEKAIPMAMGVEGENFIDLMVSSQTGSGKTAAFLLPVLHTLVRQQAEQQANERAEYERLCAEAAARGEAAPKRARRKDPTNPRHFKAAVPGALILCPTRELAQQVAHDAIDLVRHCKGLRVANVVGGMPYQLQIAKLQNANLVVATPGRLLDLQRSMQIKLDQVQFLVVDEADRMLDLGFSDDLAEINQLTSQRKQTMMFSATFAPRIQQLAMRVMHDNGSAVQKVTIDSPQEKHANIKQVLFWADNAQHKRKMLDHWLRDASIDQAIVFASTQMECDGLANDLQQDGFSAVALHGALSQGLRNRRLMALRNGQVQILVATDVAARGIDVPTITHVFNFGLPMKAEDYTHRIGRTGRAGRDGLAVTFAEFRDRRKIFDIEGYSRQPFKAEVIPGMEPTQRFPQGRPEGNGRGREGRENHSRDRRFGRGEGRPAFGDRAARGPARMGDGQGAPRGFGDRAGFGDRGGFGDRAGFGGGRRDNDGYGRKGGFGEGGRSEGGRGGFGRPEAAAPRGDWGGRGKPAFNKQAGGGKPFVPHDARKRTPHSAR